The nucleotide window ggtaatttaatccactagtttttttttatgtctatagTCACAAAGGAATCATTGCCCATGCGTTTAttctctcattccttttcttaaactttccttatttgttgttgttcttcttcttcttcttggtagaaaAGCCTAAAGAACCTTGACTTCCATTTGTATACCCTTTTactctttgagaatcttcttacccATCCCAAAGGAATCTAGTAAGATCTCTAAGATAACTTGAATCCTGGTGTTCATAGTAGTCTTAAGGGCAACTTGTCTAGTTGACTTGCctttatcaccaaataacccttacaactttaaagagaatatcatagactatgacaatagacatgtgttgcttttgcaacacattatctaaagaCCCAAGTATGAGAGACTTAGTCTTTTGATCCGTCTTATGCCACCTTTGATATGTTTTCTTACTTTATGATAGGTTTGTTAGAAGGAAATAACGAACTCTACCAAAATCAACTTCTATGCAATTAATACTATATCtagattattttcaatatataattaaGTCCAATTTAAACAAGATATAATAGGTGACAAGTTAAAGACACGATATCTATAATTAATAATTCTATGCATTCATAAAAGGAACTGAGCATTCAAGGtaagttggtaattaatttagaaaaaaatgtagtgctctcaaactacatgtccttttgcaaggtatcctagtatcataagaatcaaactTACTTTAGGCAggtcatgactcttattactagATAAAGATcctctctaattaatcaacctaCCTTAAACCTCCAAAGGTTATCCTAAGGCATTGATcaacatacttttatttttattccttagcccatgcaagtggggacactttaggtgattctaccacttcttgtctaagttaagtgtgtaaccaagatctttgacatcaatgttaccaagtgaagagttccatCTTTAAGATATATAATCTTGTCCATAAAggatagtccatatcccttgattccttgaaccaccccatctttaggatggtgatgGGCGCAAAATCAAGATGGACTCGATCTTAGAGACTATGGGCTTGCCAATGGCCTGCTCtcacttaatattttggaagagagactttaagataattttggtaactatcttaaaataaattattgatcatgaaaattttcaaaacttttatttatttcttaaatagGGACTCCTATGCCAAATAGGGATATCTTTCttattccttatccttgaactttccttttcaATCTAAACAATTTCCTCCTTTTTTTAAGGGAAGGggggagagggagggagggagagagagagagagagagagagagagagagactaaAGAACCACCAAACCCAAGTAGAGGAAAGTCcgaaaaggaatttgaaattccaaataGCAACAaccaatttcttaaataaataataatggaaataaaactcatgaaaatttattcttttaagaaaatccaaaattaccattttaatttattttatttgaaacaatatctTGGTAAGCTATTTCaattatctatcatatattttttcaaaaaataaattatttatttaaattataatcttGTGCGAAATAGGAAAGATTTCATAATAAGAATTTgacaaattccacttaaggaattactatggttATAGTTTTCTTGATCACATGTCCTCAAAATCACCTAAGGGGATGTGTTGTCTCAAACCTATTGAGATTTTAGAGTGTCTCTATctagaatacttgttgccataTACCTAAGTCATTAGTGACCCAATCcgtagggaatatatgaccaccttagggtaAGAACCTAACACTAAAACAACAATTGACTTTAACAGTAGAGGGTAAGAACCTAACATTAAAGCCACAATTGACTTTAATTATGGCTCAATCTTCttttaaggttgagagtctatgtAGCATAATAGCTTAGTCAATCATGACTATCTGATAGCTAatatcatgatttattataagtCCAGTTCAATGTATGACCATGCATAATAGTGCATTCTCCCTGAGAAAACGATCCCGACAACCAATAAAAATCATTCCTCCAAGTAGGAGGTAGTGcaccacattttttttatagattgtttaaatccatgaactaattATGAACTAATTATACAACTCTGAATGCACTTcaatcatgtacaatgcaaatgatAAAAACATGAATGTTGAGATAATAATTAATGCAGAAGGGATTGAAAGAGGGAACAAtaatcttaataaataaatttattaatgaaaatatattttgttacACCATGTTCTGCTTTCATGGAGTCTATTATAATAGTTTGAACCTTTAAATCTGTAGTGTTTTATGATGATATGGGAGTATCTTCTAGTATTTTTCAGTCAATATCACATTTTGCATTATTTTTGCATTATTACTTATCAAATagtttaaatagttttattatgATGTAAAAAAGTTAAATGTCATTTCACCGTACTTTATTTTCCGTTggtttcctttttaaatttgaataaaagaattttgaaaaagtttttaaatgtcAATAATTTGATCATTGCAATTTTTATCTACACTTTTTAATCCTCAAATTTGGTAATAACAGTTTAGAACCTAGAATTTTCAGATAAAGACTACCGAAGTTTGTCAGGTTGTGTGTAACAGACCAGCCGTCTCCCAAGGTTTAACACTTTGGTTGtcattttatttggatttgatCTACCTCTCCATTCCTGTGAGTTGTATATATATGGATGGGCAATGTCTATCTGGGTACCTCCGCGAGTGCACCACCTCCATTACTCTTTTCGTCACTTTTACCATCCAGGAACGGAATGGCGCACTCAGGGTTCTGGTTTGGAAGGGATGTGGAGATCCTGTTCAGTGGATGGCCTGTAAATTACGGCCACTTCCATTTGTTCTTGGCTCTGCTTCTTGTGTTCATGCTATCTGCGTTAGCCCAGATGTATTCAATGACTCCCATGACCACGCCCAAGATGGTTCCTAAGAGCATCATCCAACACGCCGCGCTCCATGGCTTCCGCACTTTGATCTCCTACTTGGTCCTCCTCTGTGTCATTACCTTCAATGTTGGAGTCATAATTACGGTACTCCTTGGACACGTCGCCGGCTACTTAGCTCTCACATTGTACATCAAGTACTACTACCCTGCTCCCGTTGCTTCTA belongs to Vitis riparia cultivar Riparia Gloire de Montpellier isolate 1030 unplaced genomic scaffold, EGFV_Vit.rip_1.0 scaffold345_pilon_pilon, whole genome shotgun sequence and includes:
- the LOC117909773 gene encoding copper transporter 3-like, translated to MAHSGFWFGRDVEILFSGWPVNYGHFHLFLALLLVFMLSALAQMYSMTPMTTPKMVPKSIIQHAALHGFRTLISYLVLLCVITFNVGVIITVLLGHVAGYLALTLYIKYYYPAPVASTPVDDVKA